The following are from one region of the Dermacentor albipictus isolate Rhodes 1998 colony chromosome 5, USDA_Dalb.pri_finalv2, whole genome shotgun sequence genome:
- the SA1 gene encoding cohesin subunit SA-1 has product MILRNAIAGRKRTRQSEDDGTDHSGLDPDDFFSELDDGLNESNDNSSEVEFGTRSRGKRRRVGEGGRGRGRGRGGGRGRGGRRNASESITSEDPGTLYDVVRLGRHSLTAVVDDWIESYKQDRDAALLDLMTFFFHCSGCKGRITPQMQVTMEHNQIIRKMTEEFDEESGDYPLIMTGPQWKKFRQTFCEFVQILVRQCQYSIIYDQFLMDNVISILTGLSDSQVRAFRHTSTLAAMKLMTALVDVALNLSISLDNTQRQYEAERQKNKDKRATERLELLMTKRQDLEENMEEIKNMLTYMFKSVFVHRYRDTLPEVRSICMLEIGQWMKRFHQHFLDDSYLKYLGWTLHDKVGDVRLRCLQALLPLYSSEELTSKMELFTNKFKDRIVTMTLDKEYEVAVHAVKLVISIHKFHREILTDKDCEHVYELVYSSHRAVAQAAGEFLNERLFQPDEAAVQGLRTRRGKKRSVNTPLIRDLVQFFIESELHEHGAYLVDSLIDSNPMMKDWECMTDLLLEEPGPEEEQLDDRQETSLIEIMVCCTKQAATGEPPVGRGPNRKQMSNKEMKQVADDRVKLTEHFIQALPSLLSKYIADQEKIANLMVLPQYFDLEIYTSSRQEKSLDSLLKLIQEIVERHDNTEVLETCARTYEALCSEELAVHSRCAVSRGTLIDSLVGRYKQALAAYAEAGEDADDDDIYAVQSALKKVSIFYGCHNLGPWTIWEGIFDYWVKGAGERSLSLEGVKHAISCCSSGIMWDLAVLDEGNIQMAHVHALRNRLREFMDTMVYMLRHCTGALQEEAFVSICDLLVIFCRQLGDSEPFSALVYEPDRALQANLGEFIQNNVFVEDDSAADDEQDEHRKIEELHKRRNFLASFCKLVVYNVISVRQASDVFKHYVRFYNDYGDIIKATLGKAREINKVNCARTMVQSLTSLFNALDRDQLGNIARQDEGFVAIKELAKRFALSFGLDQVKNRDSVAALHREGIIFACTPFENPLNPLGPPPNLPFLELLCEFTNKLMKLDKKVVLQYLDRHVQAKLPASRADDWQPLLLYRTSLVHGEAEQPVARAPGRQYRGRKRQREDDDHAEEEEIDQDSDRGSESEFRQ; this is encoded by the exons ATGATCCTCCGCAACGCCATTGCCGGGAGGAAGCGTACACGACAAAGTGAGGACGATGGCACCGACCACTCGGGTCTCGACCCGGACGACTTCTTTTCCGAGTTAGACGACGGGCTTAATGAGTCGAACGATAACTCCTCAGAAGTCGAGTTCGGCACCAGGTCCCGCGGAAAGCGACGTCGGGTAGGTGAAGGCGGTCGTGGAAGAGGACGCGGGCGCGGTGGTGGCAGAGGCCGTGGAGGGAGACGCAATGCATCGGAAAGCATAACAAGTGAAGACCCAGGCACTCTTTACGACGTGGTCAGGCTTGGTCGCCACTCGCTTACCGCCGTGGTCGACGACTGGATAGAGTCGTACAAGCAAGACAGAGATGCCGCTCTTCTGGACCTAATGACTTTCTTCTTCCACTGTTCTGGGTGCAAGGGCCGCATCACACCTCAGATGCAGGTAACCATGGAGCACAATCAGATCATTAGGAAAATGACTGAAGAGTTTGACGAGGAGAGTGGTGACTACCCGCTCATTATGACGGGCCCCCAGTGGAAGAAGTTTCGGCAGACCTTCTGCGAGTTCGTGCAAATTCTGGTGCGCCAGTGTCAATACAGCATCATCTACGATCAGTTCTTAATGGACAACGTGATCTCCATACTCACTGGATTGTCCGATTCACAG GTTCGTGCTTTCCGGCACACATCGACACTGGCTGCAATGAAGTTGATGACGGCACTTGTTGATGTGGCTCTCAACTTGAGCATCAGCTTGGACAACACCCAACGTCAATATGAGGCAGAGCGGCAGAAGAACAAGGACAAACGTGCAACTGAGCGTCTTGAACTGCTCATGACCAAACGCCAGGACCTGGAGGAAAACATGGAAGAGATCAAGAATATGCTAACCTACATGTTCAAAAGTGTGTTTGTCCACCGCTATCGAGACACACTTCCTGAAGTGCGTTCAATTTGCATGCTGGAGATTGGCCAGTGGATGAAGCGGTTCCACCAGCACTTCCTTGATGACAGTTATCTCAAGTACCTGGGCTGGACCCTGCACGACAAAGTGGGAGATGTGAGACTGCGGTGCCTGCAAGCACTGCTTCCTCTTTATTCCTCTGAAGAGCTAACAAGTAAGATGGAGCTGTTTACCAACAAATTCAAGGACCGCATAGTTACCATGACTTTGGACAAGGAGTATGAAGTAGCTGTCCATGCCGTCAAGCTTGTCATTAGTATCCACAAGTTTCACAGGGAGATCCTAACTGATAAGGACTGTGAGCATGTCTATGAGCTTGTGTACAGCTCACACAGAGCTGTTGCTCAAGCTGCTGGAGAGTTCCTCAATGAGAGGCTTTTCCAGCCCGACGAAGCGGCGGTGCAAGGTCTGCGCACAAGACGTGGCAAGAAACGTTCAGTGAACACTCCGCTGATCCGTGACTTAGTGCAGTTTTTCATTGAGAGTGAATTGCATGAGCATGGTGCCTACCTTGTGGACAGTCTAATCGACAGTAACCCTATGATGAAAGACTGGGAATGCATGACTGACCTTCTGCTTGAAGAGCCGGGACCAGAGGAAGAGCAGCTAGATGATCGGCAAGAAACTTCCCTCATTGAGATTATGGTCTGCTGCACCAAACAGGCTGCCACGGGTGAACCACCAGTGGGAAGAGGACCCAATCGCAAACAGATGTCGAACAAGGAGATGAAGCAGGTGGCCGATGACCGTGTCAAGCTGACAGAGCACTTTATACAGGCATTGCCAAGCCTCCTCAGCAAGTACATCGCAGACCAGGAAAAAATTGCTAATCTTATGGTGTTGCCACAGTATTTTGATCTGGAGATCTACACGTCTAGCAGGCAGGAGAAGTCGCTCGACTCGCTGCTGAAACTGATACAAGAGATTGTTGAGCGTCACGACAACACAGAAGTGCTTGAAACGTGTGCCAGAACCTACGAGGCTCTGTGCAGTGAAGAACTAGCTGTTCATTCACGTTGTGCTGTGTCGAGGGGAACGCTGATTGATTCCCTTGTTGGCCGATACAAGCAGGCCCTGGCTGCTTATGCAGAAGCAGGAGaggatgctgatgatgatgatatctacGCAGTACAGTCGGCACTCAAGAAAGTATCGATATTTTATGGGTGCCACAACTTGGGTCCCTGGACCATCTGGGAGGGAATCTTTGACTATTGGGTCAAAGGTGCCGGAGAGCGCAGCTTGTCTCTAGAAGGTGTCAAGCATGCCATTTCATGCTGTTCATCGGGTATCATGTGGGACCTGGCAGTGCTGGATGAAGGCAACATTCAGATGGCACATGTGCATGCCTTGAGAAATCGTCTCCGCGAGTTTATGGACACCATGGTGTATATGCTTCGCCATTGCACTGGTGCTTTGCAGGAAGAGGCCTTTGTGAGTATCTGTGACCTGCTCGTCATCTTCTGCCGGCAGCTGGGTGACAGTGAGCCCTTCAGTGCACTTGTCTATGAACCTGATCGTGCCCTGCAGGCAAACCTTGGTGAGTTCATCCAGAATAACGTTTTTGTGGAAGATGACTCAGCCGCAGATGACGAGCAAGATGAACACCGCAAGATTGAAGAGCTACACAAGCGCCGCAACTTCTTGGCCTCCTTCTGCAAGCTCGTTGTGTACAATGTCATCAGTGTACGTCAAGCTTCGGATGTTTTCAAGCACTACGTTCGCTTCTACAATGACTATGGGGACATCATCAAAGCAACACTGGGAAAAGCTCGCGAGATCAATAAGGTCAACTGTGCACGCAccatggtacagtcgctcacaTCTCTCTTCAATGCACTGGACCGAGACCAACTGGGAAATATTGCCCGTCAGGATGAAGGTTTTGTTGCCATCAAAGAACTGGCGAAACGGTTTGCCTTGTCCTTTGGCCTTGACCAAGTCAAGAACAGAGACTCGGTCGCAGCTCTTCATCGTGAAGGCATCATTTTCGCTTGTACGCCATTCGAGAACCCGCTGAATCCCCTGGGGCCACCGCCAAACCTTCCTTTCCTGGAGCTTCTTTGTGAGTTCACAAACAAGTTAATGAAGCTGGACAAGAAGGTCGTACTTCAGTACCTGGACAGACATGTCCAAGCCAAACTGCCAGCTTCGCGAGCTGATGACTGGCAGCCTCTGCTCCTTTACCGCACGAGCCTCGTCCATGGCGAAGCTGAGCAACCTGTGGCGAGAGCACCAGGACGTCAATACCGGGGAAGAAAGCGCCAGCGTGAAGACGATGACCACGCGGAAGAAGAGGAAATAGACCAGGACTCAGACAGGGGCTCAGAATCAGAGTTTCGGCAGTGA